In a single window of the Gadus macrocephalus chromosome 6, ASM3116895v1 genome:
- the zbtb26 gene encoding zinc finger and BTB domain-containing protein 26 — protein sequence MDPNQVILQFRFSSFGDSTLHKMNLLRQQRRFCDVTVRIDKLEVPGHKVVFAAGSSFLRDQFILQQESREVQINMSQEAEVGRQLLLSCYTGRLVFPELELVHYLAVASFLQMNHIVEQCTQALSKFIKPLPRQPAGDVERDEGDGVFPGGQREQQQHSPTQTFHKQEDLGDGEDSYVINDDDAEDYDDDLDDVDDDVVIQAAAVAAPHHPGQPSGQRTARDNIGITIVKVESEAEPPVSRFPSSPPPALRAPEPLRAPEPLRPPEPQHSLINSTVGPRGGEPVPSMSGYPLGPPAPGAPVAGRHAHGPGGAHKPPQWYHQCPKCARVFRQLENYANHLKMHKLFMCLLCGKTFTQKGNLHRHMRVHAGIKPFQCKICGKNFTQKCSLLDHLNLHSGDKPHRCNYCHMVFAHKPVLRKHLKQTHGKNSFDNANERGMHDGGPEAGLEGRLLDGGLEARLLDGALEGRLMEAGLEGRLMEAGLDVRLNGGLEGVLDFEYGHKADM from the coding sequence ATGGACCCGAACCAGGTGATCCTCCAGTTCCGCTTCTCCTCGTTCGGAGACTCGACGCTCCACAAGATGAACCTCCTCCGCCAGCAGAGGCGCTTCTGCGACGTCACGGTGCGCATCGACAAGCTGGAGGTGCCCGGACACAAGGTGGTGTTCGCTGCCGGCTCGTCCTTCTTACGGGACCAGTTCATCCTGCAGCAGGAATCCAGGGAGGTCCAGATCAACATGAgccaggaggcggaggtgggcCGGCAGCTGCTGCTGTCCTGCTACACGGGCAGGCTGGTGTTCCCGGAGCTGGAGCTGGTCCACTACCTGGCGGTGGCCAGCTTCCTCCAGATGAACCACATCGTGGAGCAGTGCACCCAGGCCCTCAGCAAGTTCATCAAACCGCTGCCCCGGCAGCCGGCGGGGGAcgtggagagggatgagggggaCGGGGTCTTCCCTGGCGGTCagagggagcagcagcagcattctccCACCCAGACCTTCCATAAGCAGGAGGACCTGGGGGACGGCGAGGACAGCTATGTCATAAACGACGACGATGCTGAGGACTACGACGACGATTTGGACGATGTTGACGACGATGTGGTCATACAAGCCGCCGCCGTCGCGGCCCCGCACCACCCGGGCCAGCCCAGCGGGCAGCGGACAGCCAGGGACAACATTGGCATCACCATCGTGAAggtggagtcggaggcggagcCCCCCGTGAGCCGCTTCCCGTCCAGCCCGCCCCCCGCCCTGCGGGCCCCCGAGCCGCTGCGGGCCCCCGAGCCGCTGCGGCCCCCAGAGCCGCAGCACTCCCTCATCAACTCCACGGTGGGGCCCCGAGGGGGCGAGCCGGTCCCCTCCATGTCGGGCTACCCGCtcggcccccccgccccggggGCACCGGTGGCGGGGCGCCACGCCCACGGACCGGGCGGCGCCCACAAGCCGCCCCAGTGGTACCACCAGTGCCCCAAGTGTGCGCGGGTCTTCCGGCAGCTGGAGAACTACGCCAACCACCTGAAGATGCACAAGCTGTTCATGTGTCTGCTGTGCGGCAAGACGTTCACGCAGAAGGGCAACCTGCACCGCCACATGCGCGTGCACGCCGGCATCAAGCCCTTCCAGTGCAAGATCTGCGGAAAGAACTTCACACAGAAGTGCTCCCTGCTGGACCACCTGAACCTGCACAGCGGGGACAAGCCGCACCGCTGCAACTACTGCCACATGGTGTTCGCCCACAAGCCTGTGCTGCGCAAGCACCTCAAGCAGACGCATGGAAAGAACAGCTTCGACAATGCCAACGAGCGGGGCATGCACGACGGGGGCCCGGAGGCGGGGCTGGAGGGCCGGCTGCTGGACGGGGGGCTGGAGGCCAGGCTACTGGACGGGGCGCTGGAGGGCCGGCTGATGGAGGCGGGGCTGGAGGGCCGGCTGATGGAGGCGGGGCTGGACGTCCGGCTCAACGGGGGGCTGGAGGGCGTGCTGGACTTTGAGTACGGCCATAAAGCAGACATGTAA